GCCGGCGCGTTCGAACGGTCCCGGATCATCCTGGGCACGGTCAACCAGAGCGCCATCTACTACCTGTCGGCGGTCGCGGTGGCCATCGGCTTCAAGATGAACCTGTTCAACATCGGCGTCGACGGCCAGTACCGGCTGGCCGCGATGCTGTCCGCCGCGGTGGCCGGCGCGGCCTGGATGAGCTCGCTTCCCGGCTTCCTGCGGGTCGCCATCACCCTGCTGGTGGCGATGGCCGTGGGCGCGGCCTGGGCCGGCGTCGCCGCCCTGCTCAAGGTCACCCGTGGGGTCAGCGAGGTGATCAGCACGATCATGCTGAACGCGATCGCCACCTTCATCATCGCCTACCTGCTCACCCCGCAGCGGCTGGCCGTGCTGGACGGCAACAACATCAGCACCCCCAAGATCACCGAGGGCGGGCAGCTCCCGGTGATCGAGTTCACCGGGTCCACCACGCCGCTGTACTCGCTGGTCCTGCTGGCCCTGCTGGTCGGCGTGTTGTATGCGCTGATGCTCTCGCGCACCGTCTTCGGCTTCAGCCTCAAGGCCACCGGGTTGTCCGAGTCGGCGGCCATCGCCTCCGGCATCTCGGTCAAGCGGATGGTGGTCTCGGCGATGCTGCTCTCCGGGGCGGTCGCCGGGCTGATCGGCATGCCCGAGCTGCTCAACGGCACGGCCGCGTCGTACTCGCTGAACTTCCCGACCGGCATCGGCTTCACCGGCATCGCGATCGCCCTGCTGGGCCGCAACCATCCGGTCGGCATGATCTTCTCCGCGCTGCTGTGGGCGGCTCTGGACAGCTCGGCCAACGCCCTGCAGGGCGTCGGCGTCCCCCGGGAGCTGGTGACGATCATGCAGGGCGTCATCGTGCTCTCGGTCGTGGTGGCCTACGAGTTCGTCCGCCGCTACCGGCTCACGCTGGAGGCCAAGGACGTGGCCCGGGCCCTGGCCGCCAAGACCGCCCCCGCCGTGGCGACGAAGGGAGCGTCGTCGTGAGCGTCGACTCGGATCTGGCCGTCCCGCTGCCCACCTCGCCGCGCCGCGCGCGGAACCTGACCCCGGTGATGTGGTTGGGCATCGTCGCGATCGGCATCGCGGTGGTCTCCCTCGTCCGCATCTGGACCGGCGCGAACAACCTGGACTCCTCGGGCGCCATCCAGGCGGCGATCACCGCGGCCACGCCGATCGCGCTGGCCGGCCTGTCCGGGCTGTGGTCCGAACGCGCGGGCGTGGTCAACATCGGCATCGAAGGCATGATGATCCTGGGCACTTTCGGGGCCGGTTACGCCGGCTACCAGTGGGGCGCCTGGGCCGGGGTGGCCTTCGGTGTGTTCTGCGGGTTGCTCGGCGGCATGCTGCACGCCCTGGTCACCGTCACCGTCGGGGTGGACCACATCATCTCCGGCGTCGCCATCAACATCCTGGCCCCCGGTCTGGCCCTGTACCTGTCGCGGTTGCTGTTCACCGACGCCCCCGGCGGCGGCCAGCGGCAGTCGCCCCCGGTGCCCGACGTCGGCCGGATCACCCTGCCCTGGCTGTCCGACTGGCTCGGCGAGATCGAGGACAAGGGTTGGTTCTTCGTCTCCGACCTGGCCGGCATCCTGCGCGGCATGTGCACCAACCTGTCCCTGCTGACCGTGCTGGCGGTGGTGCTGATCATCGCCACCGGCTTCGTGCTCTGGCGGACCCGGTTGGGCCTGCGCCTGCGCTCCTGCGGCGAGGCCCCGTACGCCGCGGAATCGTTGGGCGTCAACGTCTATTGGTACAAGTACGTCGCGGTGATGATGTCCGGTGCGCTGGCCGGCCTGGCCGGTTCGTTCCTGGTGGTCGGCCTGAAGTTCCAGGACGGGCAGACCGGCGGCCGCGGCTACATCGGCCTGGCGGCCATGATCTTCGGCAACTGGCGGCCGGGCGGGATGGCGTTGGGCGCCTCGTTGTTCGGCTACACCGACGGCGTGCAGCAGTACGACGCCAGCGGTTCGGCGATGCGTGCGTTCCTGGTCCTGGTGGCCATCGCCCTGCTGGTCGTGGCGGTGCTGCAGTACCGGGGCGGGCACCGGATCGTCGCCGGCGTGGCCGTGGTGATCGCGGCGCTGTGTCTATGGTGGTTCGCCGCCACCGACGAGCTGCCGCAGCAGCTGGTGAAGGCCGCGCCGTACGCGATCACCCTGCTGGTGATGGCGTTGGCGTCGCAGAACCTGCGGATGCCCAAGGCCGACGGCCTCATCTATCGCAAGGGTGGTCATTGACGTGTCCGAGAGCTCGGTCGACTGGCCGCTGTTGCGCCAGGCCGCCGTCGAAGCCGCCCAGTCGGCCTACTGCCCGTACTCGGGCCTGCAGGTCGGGGCCGCGGCCCTGGTCGACGACGGCCGGATCATCACCGGCTGCAACGTGGAGAACGCCTCCTACGGCCTGGGGCTGTGCGCCGAGTGCACCCTGGTCGGCCAGCTGCGGCTCTCCGGTGGTGGTCGGCTGGTCGCCCTGGCCTGCCGCTCGGGCGAGGGTGAGCTGCTGATGCCGTGCGGCCGCTGCCGGCAGGTGATCTACGAGTTCGGCGGGCCCGAGCTGGAGGTCGACGGCCCGTCCGGGCCGCGGCCGATGACGGCCGTGCTCCCGGACGCCTTCGGCCCCGAGCACCTGCCGGCCGCCCGCACGGCCCCGGAACCCGCGTCCGCCCGCTGGAGTTGACCGTGCCGGTCACTGATCCCGACAGCGAGGTCGGGCCGGTGCCGCATCCGGACAAGAACAGGCCGGGCCGTCCGAAGGGAGTTCCGTGGCCGACGATGTCCCCGACCCGGTGGCCGATCTCATCCGATCGTTCGTCCAGAACCTCGAGGATCCGGCGGGCGGCCTGGGCGACTGGGCATCCACCGCGTTCGTGCTGGAGTTCCCCGACGGGCGGTTCAACTCGGCGCACGGTTACCTGTACGCGGCGGACGGCCGGATCTCCCCGGTCGCGGCCGACCCGTGGGCGGTCGGGACCGCGGTCGATGCGTACCTCGACTGCCATTACCAGCCCGCGGACGCTCGACCGCGGGCGATCCTGGTGCAGTTCGACCGGACGTCGGGCCGCTACCAGTTCAGTTCGAGGACACCGATGAGCACCGATGGAACGCGACTCCGCGCACCTTCCGGCAGCTCCGGGAGGAGCTGCGACCGAGGCTGCCGTGAGCCGCAGTCCCGCCCGAGGCCCGGAAAGGGGCGCCCCATGACCGACGTGCATCCGGCGACGGAGGGCCAGACGGGCGACCCGGTCGCCGAGGAAGGACGAGCATGAGCACCTTCGCCGCGGTGGACATCATCCGGGCCAAGCGGGACGGTCAGGAGCTGCGCACCGAGCAGATCCAGTGGGTGATCGACGCCTACACCCGGCACGAGGTGGCCGAGGAGCAGATGTCGGCGCTGCTGATGGCCATCCTGCTCAACGGGATGTCCGGTGCCGAGATCGCCGCCTGGACCACCGCCATGATCGAGTCCGGCCGGCGGATGGACCTGTCCGCCGTGCCCCGGCCGACCGTGGACAAGCACTCCACCGGCGGGGTGGGGGACAAGATCTCCTTGCCGCTGGTCCCGCTGGTCGCCGCGTGCGGGGCGGCCGTGCCGCAGCTGTCCGGCCGCGGGTTGGGCCACACCGGCGGCACCCTGGACAAGATGGAGTCGATCGCCGGGTGGCGGGCCACCCTGTCCCCGCAGGAGATGACCGACCAGCTCAGCACCCTCGGCGCCGTCATCTGCGCCGCGTCGGAGGACCTGGCCCCGGCCGACCGCAAGCTCTACGCGCTGCGGGACGTCACCGGGACCGTCGAATCGATCCCGATGATCGCCGCGTCGATCATGAGCAAGAAGATTGCCGAGGGCACCTCGGCCCTGGTGCTGGACGTCAAGGTCGGCACCGGCGCGTTCATGAAGCGGGCCGACCACGCCGCCGAGCTCGCCCGCACCATGGTCGAACTCGGGACCCGGGAAGGGGTCCGGACCAGCGCGCTGCTCACCGACATGTCCACCCCGCTGGGGGTGGCGGTGGGCAACGCGATCGAGGTCGCCGAATCGGTCGAGGTGCTGGCCGGTGGCGGGCCGGCCGATGTGGTCGAGCTGACGGTCGCACTGGCCCGGCAGATGGTTGAGCTGGCCGGGCTGTCGGTCGACCCGGCCGACGTGCTGGCCTCCGGGCAGGCCATGGACTGCTGGCGGGCGATGGTCAGCGCCCAGGGCGGCGACCCGGACGCGCCGCTGCCCACGCCCCGGTTCCGCGAGGTGGTGGTCGCCGACGAGGCGGGGGTGGTCGCCGAGCTGGACGCGCTGCCCGTCGGCCTGGCCGCCTGGCGGCTGGGTGCCGGCCGGGCCCGCAAGGAGCATGCCGTGCAGGCCGCCGCCGGGGTGCTGTGCCTGGCCAAGCCGGGGCAGACCGTGCGGATCGGCCAGCCGCTGTTCGAGCTGCACACCAACACCCCGGACAAGTTCCCGGCCGCCCTGGCCGACCTGGACGGTGCGATCCGGATCGCCCCCGCGGGCACCACCGTGCACCGGCCCGCGCTCGTCCAGGACGTGATCACCGCCGGCTGACCCGCCCGGCCCGCCCCCCGCCCCCCGACGCCCGCCCCCTGACGCCCGCCCCCTGACGCCCGCCCCCTGACGTGGTGTTGATCAGTCGAAAATAGGTGACGGGCGGCTCGGACGGGGGCGTGTTTGAGTTGCCGGCCTGCTGGTGTGGGCTGGTTGGTGACGGGCGTGGGGGTTGGCGGGGCGGGGTTAGTTCATGCGGCGTCGTTGTGGGTGACGGTGTAGCCGTTGGTTTCGAGGATGGTGCGGGCGCGGCGGATCCGGTTCTTGTCCAGGTCGCGGCGGCGGTATTCGTTCAGGTAGGTGGGTCCGAGGTCGTGGTAGTCGGTGTCTTTGCGGATCAGGTGGTGACAGGTCTCCAGGATGATCCTGGAGATCGCGACCAGGGCTTTGGTTGGTTTCATCCGGGTACACAGATCGGCGTACTTCGCGGCCAGGTACGTGCTGTGGGTGCGGGCGGCGGCCTTGGCGCACTGGAACAGCACTGCGCGTAGTGACCGGTTGCCCTTGCGGGTCCGGGTCGAGAGGTGTCGTCCGGCTGATTCGTTGTTCCCGGGGCTGAGCCCGGCCCACGAGGCCAGCCGGTCGGTCCCGGTGAACCGGCTCATGTCGATCCCGATCTCGGAGACGATGATCATCGCGGCGCGGCGGCTGACTCCCGGGATCGTCTCGAGGTGGTCAACCGCTCGGGCGAAAGGGGCGATCTCCTGGTCGATCTGTTGGTCCAGGTCCGTGAGGAGCGTGTCGAGGTCGTTGATCTGTCGCATCATCGTGGCGGCCAGTCGCGCGTGGTGGTCGGTGAAGTGTCCGGTCAGGGCCTCGGTCAGTTCCGGGAGCTTGCTGCGCATCCGGACCAGCGCCAGGTCCGCGACCTGGCGGGGATCACTCATCGCCCCGGCCGGGTCGTTGATCATCGCGTGCAGCATCGCGGTGGCCGATTTGCCGGTGATGTCGCTGACCGTGCTGGACAGCTTGATCCCGGCGGATTCGAGCAGATCCTGCAGCCGTTGCACGGCGCGGGTCCGGTCGCGGACCACGTTGCTGCGGTACCGGGTCAACTCCCGCAGCTCCCGCACCGGGATGTCCGGCACGAACGAGGGTGTGACGAGCCCGAGCTGAGCCATCCGAGCGATCCATTCGGCGTCCTTGACGTCGGTCTTGTTGCCCGGTACCCGTTTGACGTCCCGCGGGTTGAGTAGCCAGCATCTGAACTGGTCTTCCAGCACCAGGAACAATGGTTTCCAGTACACCCCGGTCGATTCCATCGCGACCAGCTCGATGTCCAGTTCGGTCAGCCAGTCCCGTAGCCGCAGCAGCGATGGTGTCGTCGTGGCGAAGGTGCGGACCTTGAGTCGTTTGACCCGGCCGTTCTCGATCAGCCGGACCGCGACCTTGACATCGCGCTTGGAGATGTCCATCCCCGCGACCCGGCCGTAGGCGATCTCGTCGTCGTCGATCACCGGCATCAGCCTTACCTCCGTTTCCGGTATCCCTTGTGACGGGTGGTGCCGCCGTCGGGTGGGAGGTCTCCCGGCAAAGACGATCAGTCACGTGCTCGAAGCAACACCACGGGATCCCTGACCGACCTCCAGCGTCCAGTTCATGGCCAGGCTCGCCGGCACCAATCAACATCGACGTCAGACAACCCGAGGGCAGCACCAAGAACATTTTCGCCGCCACGGGACGGCCCGCAAGGGCCCCCAGTCGTTCATGGGAAGAGTGCCGTTTTCCGGGCCCGGAAAACGGCACTCTTCCCATGATCAACTGCGGGATGGGTGGGGGCGGGCGGGGAGTCGGTGCGCCGGGTACCGTGCGGAGATGCCGACCGCGCTGACCGCCGAGACCATCGCCACCGCACCGAAAGTCCTGCTGCACGATCATCTGGACGGGGGGCTGCGCCCGGCCACGCTCATCGACCTGGCCGAGCGGATCGGCTACCGGGAGCTGCCGGCCGACACCCCGGCCGCGTTGGCCCGCTGGTTCTCCGAGTCGGCCTATTCGGGATCGTTGGAGCGGTACCTGGAGACCTTCACCCACACCCTGGCCGTCATGCAGACCCGGGAGTCGCTGATCCGGGTGACCTCCGAATGCGTGCAGGACCTGGCCGCCGACGGGGTCGTCTACGCCGAGATCCGGTTCGCCCCCGAACTGCACACCGAGCAGGGGCTGCCCCTGGACGACGTGGTCCGGGCCGTGCTGGACGGGGTGGCCGCCGGCACCGCGGCGGCGCAGGCGGCCGGGCACCGGATCCGGGCGACGATCCTGCTGACCGCGATGCGGCACGCGGCCCGTTCCCGGGAGATCGCCGAGCTGTGCATCGCCTTCCGCGACCAGGGGGTCGCCGGCTTCGACATCGCCGGCGCCGAGGCCGGTTTCCCGCCCACCCGGCACCTGGACGCGTTCGAGTACCTGCGCCGGGAGAACGCGCACTTCACCATCCATGCCGGCGAGGGCTTCGGCCTGCCCTCGATCTGGGAGGCGCTGCAGTGGTGTGGCGCCGACCGGTTGGGGCACGGGGTGCGGATCGTCGACGACATCACCCTGCACCCCGGCGGGCGGGTGGAGCTGGGCCGGCTGGCCGCCTACGTCCGGGACAAGCGGATCCCGCTGGAGATGGCGCCGACCTCCAACGTGCAGACCGGTGCGGCCACCTCGATCGCCGAGCACCCGATCGGGCTGCTGGCCTCGCTGAAGTTCCGGGTCACCGTGAACACCGACAACCGGCTGATGTCCGGCTGCAGCATGACCAGCGAGATGACCGCGCTGAGCGAGGCCTTCGGCTACGGCTGGGACGACCTGCAGTGGTTCACGGTCAACGCGATGAAGTCGGCCTTCCTGCCGTTCGACGAGCGGCTGGCCCTGATCAACGAGGTGATCAAGCCCGGCTACGACCGGCTGCGGCGCGGCTGAGCATCAGCCGCGGGCGCCGTCCCAGTCCAGCGTCCCGGCGAACCGGTCGACCAGCACCGACCAGGCGGCCGCCTCATCGTCGAACGGCGGCGAGGGCGGCAGCCGGTCCGGGTCGGGACGGGTGATGGCGCTGATCAGGTTGCCCAGCGGGGTGGACGAGCCGACCGCCTCGACGGTCTCGGTATCGCCGCGCTCCAGGGCCGCGTCGATGAGCAGCTCCACGGCCAGCTCGAGCTGCTTGCCGTCCACGGCCTCCGGGCCCTCGCGCAAGGACTCGGTGAGACCGTCCAGCCGGTAGGTGTTCTCGGGCCCGGCCAGCACGGCCGCGTCGCCGTCGGTGACCGCGCGCCGGATCTCCTCCCACACCTGCAGGGTCGACAGGTTGTGCGTGATATCGGTTTCCATCAGGTAGTTCTCCAGATCCTCGGCCGAGGAGTAGATCTGGATCCGATGGTTCTCGGCCAGGAACACCGGGTCGTCGCCCAGGTAGCAGCGCAGCGTGTAGCCGGTGCGTTCGCCGATGGTGATCTCCAGGCAGTCGACGCCGGTCTCGTCCCAGAACTCGAGATCCTCGTCGCGCTCTTCCTCCTCCTCCGGTTCCACGGTCTCGGAGGTCTTGGCGACGGCGTTGATGGCGGCGGCCTCGGCCTTGGTCTGGGTCAGCTCCTCGGCGTCGACCTCCGGGATGGTGACCAGCGCGTCGAGGGCGTCGATCACCTCGTCCCACCGCTCGACGATGACGGCGCCCATCTCGTTCCACAGCTTCTCGCCGTTGCGCCCGACGAAGGCCTGCTGGCCCAGCGGGAGCACCGCGAACCCGTCGGCCGAGTCCAGGATCTCCTCGACCACCTCCAGGTCGCAGACCTCGGCCAGCGACCGGACGATGGCCACGGTGTCGGTCAGCGAGGCCAGCGTCCAGATGTCGGGCACCTCGGCCATCAGGTCGGGCACGCCGACGATGTCGAAGATGTGGTCGTCGTCCGGGCGCAGCTCGTCGACCAGCAGTTCGGCGGCGGTGTCCCACTCCGGGTGGTCGATCAGGTCGTGCTCATCCGACGTGCGGATGAACGCGGCCAGGTGCGCGGGGGAGGGGAAGACGTACAGATGGTCACCGTGACCGAGGAACGCCTCCCATTCCTCGCCGTCCTCGAGCCACTGGGGTGCCCACAGCGTGTAGACGTTGCCCTCGGTCAGTCCGAGCTGGATGGGAATGATGTCGGCGGCCACCGGGGGTCCTTCCGTGCGGGTGTTGCAGCGGGGGACAGCGTAGACCGACCCGTCTGTGAAACCGGTGTGGCAGGGGGGTCAGCCGTCGCCGGCGCCGACCGCCCGCAGCACGAGGACGTCCCCGGAGCCCAGGTAGGCCCGGGTGCCGAAGCCGGCCGTGGAGAACGCCGCGTCCAGCTGCGCACCGGTCTGCCAGGGCCCGTCGCCGGCGGCCGAGCGGACCGACGCCGGCAGGTCGGCCGGCAGGTCGGCGCTGGTCAGGCCCGGGGTGGCGCGCAGCATGGTGACCGCCGACGGCGGCAGCTGCACCGCGGCGTCGATCCAGTAGGTGCTCGGCCCGGGCACCGCCGGGTCGCCCGTCGTGCCGGAGCGCCAGGTCACCGCCACCGGCTCGCCCAGGGCGGCGAACCGGCGGGTCAGCGGCTCCGGGTCGTGCCGGTCCGGCCCCGGATCGGTGCGGGTGGCGCTGGGCAGGAAGGACGAGCTCACCGGGGTCTCCTCGGATCCGGACGTGCACGAGGTCAGCAGGGCGGCGGCCAGCAGCAGGCCGGCGGTCCGGCCCCGGCCGCTCACG
This genomic window from Nakamurella multipartita DSM 44233 contains:
- a CDS encoding thymidine phosphorylase; this translates as MSTFAAVDIIRAKRDGQELRTEQIQWVIDAYTRHEVAEEQMSALLMAILLNGMSGAEIAAWTTAMIESGRRMDLSAVPRPTVDKHSTGGVGDKISLPLVPLVAACGAAVPQLSGRGLGHTGGTLDKMESIAGWRATLSPQEMTDQLSTLGAVICAASEDLAPADRKLYALRDVTGTVESIPMIAASIMSKKIAEGTSALVLDVKVGTGAFMKRADHAAELARTMVELGTREGVRTSALLTDMSTPLGVAVGNAIEVAESVEVLAGGGPADVVELTVALARQMVELAGLSVDPADVLASGQAMDCWRAMVSAQGGDPDAPLPTPRFREVVVADEAGVVAELDALPVGLAAWRLGAGRARKEHAVQAAAGVLCLAKPGQTVRIGQPLFELHTNTPDKFPAALADLDGAIRIAPAGTTVHRPALVQDVITAG
- a CDS encoding ABC transporter permease, with product MSVDSDLAVPLPTSPRRARNLTPVMWLGIVAIGIAVVSLVRIWTGANNLDSSGAIQAAITAATPIALAGLSGLWSERAGVVNIGIEGMMILGTFGAGYAGYQWGAWAGVAFGVFCGLLGGMLHALVTVTVGVDHIISGVAINILAPGLALYLSRLLFTDAPGGGQRQSPPVPDVGRITLPWLSDWLGEIEDKGWFFVSDLAGILRGMCTNLSLLTVLAVVLIIATGFVLWRTRLGLRLRSCGEAPYAAESLGVNVYWYKYVAVMMSGALAGLAGSFLVVGLKFQDGQTGGRGYIGLAAMIFGNWRPGGMALGASLFGYTDGVQQYDASGSAMRAFLVLVAIALLVVAVLQYRGGHRIVAGVAVVIAALCLWWFAATDELPQQLVKAAPYAITLLVMALASQNLRMPKADGLIYRKGGH
- a CDS encoding IS110 family RNA-guided transposase; this encodes MPVIDDDEIAYGRVAGMDISKRDVKVAVRLIENGRVKRLKVRTFATTTPSLLRLRDWLTELDIELVAMESTGVYWKPLFLVLEDQFRCWLLNPRDVKRVPGNKTDVKDAEWIARMAQLGLVTPSFVPDIPVRELRELTRYRSNVVRDRTRAVQRLQDLLESAGIKLSSTVSDITGKSATAMLHAMINDPAGAMSDPRQVADLALVRMRSKLPELTEALTGHFTDHHARLAATMMRQINDLDTLLTDLDQQIDQEIAPFARAVDHLETIPGVSRRAAMIIVSEIGIDMSRFTGTDRLASWAGLSPGNNESAGRHLSTRTRKGNRSLRAVLFQCAKAAARTHSTYLAAKYADLCTRMKPTKALVAISRIILETCHHLIRKDTDYHDLGPTYLNEYRRRDLDKNRIRRARTILETNGYTVTHNDAA
- a CDS encoding cytidine deaminase, translating into MSESSVDWPLLRQAAVEAAQSAYCPYSGLQVGAAALVDDGRIITGCNVENASYGLGLCAECTLVGQLRLSGGGRLVALACRSGEGELLMPCGRCRQVIYEFGGPELEVDGPSGPRPMTAVLPDAFGPEHLPAARTAPEPASARWS
- a CDS encoding ABC transporter permease, which translates into the protein MIGTRWRRFLLGAAAPVGALAFSVVITSLLLVTTGHSPAEAFGAMAGAFERSRIILGTVNQSAIYYLSAVAVAIGFKMNLFNIGVDGQYRLAAMLSAAVAGAAWMSSLPGFLRVAITLLVAMAVGAAWAGVAALLKVTRGVSEVISTIMLNAIATFIIAYLLTPQRLAVLDGNNISTPKITEGGQLPVIEFTGSTTPLYSLVLLALLVGVLYALMLSRTVFGFSLKATGLSESAAIASGISVKRMVVSAMLLSGAVAGLIGMPELLNGTAASYSLNFPTGIGFTGIAIALLGRNHPVGMIFSALLWAALDSSANALQGVGVPRELVTIMQGVIVLSVVVAYEFVRRYRLTLEAKDVARALAAKTAPAVATKGASS
- a CDS encoding adenosine deaminase, producing MPTALTAETIATAPKVLLHDHLDGGLRPATLIDLAERIGYRELPADTPAALARWFSESAYSGSLERYLETFTHTLAVMQTRESLIRVTSECVQDLAADGVVYAEIRFAPELHTEQGLPLDDVVRAVLDGVAAGTAAAQAAGHRIRATILLTAMRHAARSREIAELCIAFRDQGVAGFDIAGAEAGFPPTRHLDAFEYLRRENAHFTIHAGEGFGLPSIWEALQWCGADRLGHGVRIVDDITLHPGGRVELGRLAAYVRDKRIPLEMAPTSNVQTGAATSIAEHPIGLLASLKFRVTVNTDNRLMSGCSMTSEMTALSEAFGYGWDDLQWFTVNAMKSAFLPFDERLALINEVIKPGYDRLRRG